In Arsenophonus sp. aPb, one DNA window encodes the following:
- the yeiP gene encoding elongation factor P-like protein YeiP, translating to MARANEIKRGYAVNLNGKLLLVKDIDIQTPSARGASTLYKMRFTDIKTGQKVEERFKGDDNLETIHLTHRAVSFSYVDADEYVFMDNEDFTPYNFKKTDIEEELLFFTASGIPGLQVLVMNNQAIALELPQTVDMVIVETALSIKGASANARTKPAMMATGLIIQVPEYLSIGEKIRIHIAERRYMGRCD from the coding sequence ATGGCTAGAGCCAATGAAATAAAAAGAGGTTATGCAGTAAACTTAAATGGTAAATTGCTATTAGTAAAAGATATTGATATTCAAACTCCAAGCGCACGAGGCGCCAGCACCCTCTACAAAATGCGTTTTACTGATATTAAAACAGGACAAAAAGTTGAAGAGCGTTTTAAAGGCGACGATAATCTTGAAACAATCCATTTAACTCATCGGGCAGTAAGTTTTTCTTATGTTGATGCTGATGAATATGTATTTATGGATAATGAAGATTTCACTCCTTATAATTTTAAAAAAACAGATATAGAAGAAGAACTTTTATTTTTTACTGCCTCAGGGATTCCTGGTTTGCAAGTTTTAGTAATGAATAACCAAGCTATCGCGTTAGAACTTCCCCAAACTGTTGATATGGTAATTGTAGAAACAGCACTAAGTATCAAAGGGGCATCAGCCAATGCAAGAACAAAACCAGCTATGATGGCAACCGGGCTAATAATACAAGTTCCTGAATATTTATCAATCGGCGAAAAAATTCGCATTCATATTGCAGAACGCCGTTATATGGGACGTTGTGACTAA
- a CDS encoding DUF1414 domain-containing protein: MPQSSRYSDEQIEHLLLELVKVLEKHKAPTNLSLIVLGNMVTNLINTTVTLTQRKTIAESFAQALLSSVKEEKIH; encoded by the coding sequence ATGCCACAATCATCCCGTTATAGTGATGAGCAAATTGAACATCTACTCCTAGAATTAGTCAAGGTACTAGAAAAACATAAAGCGCCAACTAATCTATCATTGATAGTATTAGGTAACATGGTAACAAATTTAATTAATACAACGGTTACACTGACTCAGCGTAAAACTATTGCCGAATCTTTCGCTCAGGCGTTACTTTCTTCCGTTAAGGAAGAAAAAATTCACTAA
- the rsuA gene encoding 16S rRNA pseudouridine(516) synthase RsuA, with protein sequence MRLDKFLSQQLTISRGLVMRELRAGKVMVNNAVIKTGSYQITSEMVVSYEDVVLQHIIGPRYFMLNKPQGYVCSTVDSVNPTILSFVDEPAITKLHIAGRLDIDTTGLVIITDDGKWTHKMISPKHQCEKTYLVTLAQPISTEVADKFLAGIWLKGEKLPTKPAKLSIVSSMQVRLTISEGRYHQVKRMFAAVGNHVCALHRERIGGIYLDPALRAGEYRSLTQEEIKTI encoded by the coding sequence ATGCGCCTCGATAAGTTTTTATCTCAACAACTAACAATCAGCCGTGGCTTGGTCATGCGAGAATTACGAGCAGGAAAAGTTATGGTTAATAATGCAGTAATAAAAACCGGATCTTATCAAATTACCTCTGAGATGGTAGTTAGTTATGAAGATGTCGTATTGCAACATATTATTGGCCCGCGCTATTTTATGTTGAATAAACCACAAGGTTATGTTTGTTCGACGGTAGATAGCGTTAACCCAACAATTTTATCGTTTGTTGATGAACCAGCTATAACAAAGTTACATATTGCTGGCAGATTAGACATAGATACAACTGGGTTAGTAATTATAACTGATGATGGAAAGTGGACACATAAAATGATCTCGCCAAAACATCAGTGTGAGAAAACTTATCTTGTCACATTGGCACAACCGATTTCAACTGAGGTAGCTGATAAGTTTTTAGCAGGGATATGGCTTAAAGGTGAAAAATTACCTACAAAGCCTGCAAAGCTATCGATAGTTTCATCAATGCAGGTGCGCTTGACAATTAGTGAAGGCCGGTATCATCAAGTGAAAAGAATGTTTGCTGCGGTGGGTAATCATGTTTGTGCACTTCATCGTGAGCGCATTGGTGGTATTTATCTTGATCCAGCATTAAGGGCTGGCGAATATCGTTCTTTAACACAAGAAGAAATCAAAACTATTTAA
- the rplY gene encoding 50S ribosomal protein L25 — MLTINAEIRKEQGKGASRRLRKNNKLPAIVYGGDQEPVSIELNHDEVINQESKPEFYEVLTLVVDGKKTKVKVQAVQRHPFKPKLTHIDFLRV, encoded by the coding sequence ATGCTAACTATTAATGCAGAAATTCGCAAAGAGCAGGGTAAGGGTGCGAGCCGCCGTCTGCGTAAAAACAACAAATTACCGGCTATCGTCTATGGTGGTGATCAAGAGCCCGTTTCTATTGAACTCAACCATGATGAAGTTATCAACCAAGAAAGCAAGCCAGAGTTTTATGAAGTATTAACGCTGGTGGTTGACGGCAAAAAAACCAAAGTTAAAGTACAAGCGGTTCAGCGTCATCCGTTTAAGCCTAAACTAACCCATATCGATTTCTTGCGGGTTTAA
- a CDS encoding DEAD/DEAH box helicase, which translates to MIVTLRPYQQDTVHAAINYFRRHKEPAVIVLPTGAGKSLVIAELARLARGRVLVLAHVKELVEQNHNKYHSYGLTADIYAAGLHKKQNENKVVFASVQSVAKNLTDFNAPFSLLIIDECHRISLNNDGQYQQIIQKLQHNNPKLCVLGLTATPYRLSEGWIYQYHYHGMIKGDENCFFRDCIYELPLRYMIKNHYLVPPKRLDMPVIQYDFSQLRLSQEGIFNHADLDQEIKRQQRVTPLIIKQIIEYARSCQGCMIFAATVEHAKEILTLLPNNEAALICAETTAIVREKTIYAFKAQKIRYLVNVSVLTTGFDAPHVDLIAILRPTESVSLYQQIIGRGLRLFPNKNQCIILDYAGNPHDLYMPEIGSPKRDPHNVPVQVFCPLCHFANLFWGKNDSDGQVIEHYGRRCQGWEEKLNGQKKQCQFRFRFKQCPDCDAENDIAARRCHQCQAILVDPDDMLKAALKMKNSLILRCGGMQLTAGHDKKGEWLKVTYYDEDGSNVSELFRLTTSAQRKVFEQRFLLLHQRAPGLPFQWQTAADILRQKTRLRHPNFVIARKQNRFWQIREKIFDYQGKYRLADNLY; encoded by the coding sequence ATGATAGTTACACTAAGACCATATCAACAAGACACCGTTCATGCAGCAATAAACTATTTTCGCCGCCATAAAGAACCGGCGGTCATTGTGTTACCTACTGGTGCAGGAAAAAGTCTTGTAATTGCTGAATTAGCTCGATTGGCCCGTGGACGAGTACTGGTATTAGCCCATGTAAAAGAACTTGTTGAACAGAACCATAATAAATACCACTCCTATGGATTAACTGCTGACATTTATGCCGCCGGACTTCATAAAAAACAAAATGAAAATAAAGTTGTTTTTGCAAGCGTACAATCTGTGGCAAAAAATTTAACTGATTTTAATGCTCCCTTTTCGCTATTAATTATTGATGAATGCCACCGCATCAGTCTCAATAACGATGGTCAATATCAACAAATCATTCAAAAATTGCAACACAATAACCCTAAGTTATGTGTTTTAGGGTTGACGGCAACACCTTATCGTCTGTCGGAAGGCTGGATATATCAGTATCACTACCATGGTATGATAAAAGGCGATGAAAACTGTTTTTTTCGTGATTGTATTTATGAACTACCGTTAAGATATATGATAAAAAACCATTACCTTGTGCCACCTAAACGCCTAGATATGCCAGTTATTCAATACGACTTTAGTCAATTGCGCTTAAGTCAAGAAGGCATTTTTAATCACGCGGATTTAGATCAGGAAATTAAACGTCAGCAAAGAGTCACTCCCCTGATTATTAAGCAAATTATCGAATATGCCCGTTCCTGTCAGGGCTGTATGATCTTCGCCGCTACCGTTGAGCATGCCAAAGAAATTTTAACATTATTACCTAATAACGAAGCAGCATTGATTTGCGCAGAGACGACAGCAATAGTCCGTGAAAAAACTATTTATGCGTTTAAAGCACAAAAAATTCGCTATTTAGTTAACGTATCGGTCTTAACCACTGGCTTTGATGCCCCTCATGTCGATCTGATTGCTATTTTACGTCCCACTGAATCAGTGAGCCTCTATCAACAAATAATTGGTCGCGGATTAAGGCTATTTCCGAACAAAAACCAATGTATTATTCTTGATTATGCAGGAAATCCCCATGATCTTTATATGCCAGAAATTGGTAGCCCCAAACGTGATCCACACAACGTGCCCGTTCAAGTTTTTTGCCCACTTTGTCATTTTGCCAATCTATTTTGGGGAAAAAACGATTCAGACGGTCAAGTAATTGAGCATTACGGCCGTCGCTGCCAAGGCTGGGAAGAAAAGCTCAACGGACAAAAAAAACAGTGTCAATTTCGCTTTCGTTTTAAACAATGTCCCGACTGTGATGCTGAAAATGACATTGCAGCACGACGTTGTCATCAATGTCAGGCGATTTTAGTTGATCCCGATGATATGTTAAAAGCAGCGTTAAAAATGAAAAACTCCCTGATCCTTCGCTGCGGTGGCATGCAACTGACTGCCGGACACGATAAGAAAGGAGAATGGTTAAAAGTCACTTACTACGATGAAGATGGTAGCAATGTCTCAGAACTGTTTAGATTAACAACGTCAGCTCAGCGCAAAGTCTTTGAGCAACGTTTTCTGTTGCTACACCAGAGAGCTCCAGGCCTTCCGTTCCAATGGCAAACTGCTGCCGATATCCTACGTCAAAAGACAAGATTACGTCATCCTAACTTTGTTATCGCACGTAAACAAAACCGGTTTTGGCAAATAAGAGAAAAAATTTTTGACTACCAAGGAAAGTATCGTCTGGCTGACAACCTCTATTAA
- the nfo gene encoding deoxyribonuclease IV encodes MKFVGAHVSAAGGVDQAVLRAHEINATAFALFTKNQRQWQAPPLKPETVEQFKLNCEKYGFGKQQILPHDSYLINLGHPETEALKKSRAAFLDEMQRCEQLGITLLNFHPGSHLNKITVDVCLARIAESINITLAQTKNVIAVIENTAGQGSNLGFKFEHLAAIIEDIEDKQRVGVCLDTCHAFAAGYDLRTKQACDNTFAQFNKIVGFQYLRAMHLNDAKSQFASHVDRHQSLGQGNIGYTAFSYIMKDNRFNNIPLILETINPEIWSQEISWLKSQQ; translated from the coding sequence ATGAAATTTGTTGGAGCCCATGTCAGCGCTGCTGGCGGTGTTGATCAAGCAGTACTCCGTGCTCATGAAATCAATGCCACTGCCTTTGCTCTTTTCACCAAAAACCAGCGTCAATGGCAAGCTCCACCTTTAAAACCGGAAACAGTTGAACAATTTAAACTCAATTGTGAGAAATATGGTTTTGGCAAACAGCAAATTCTACCACACGATAGTTATCTTATTAATTTAGGTCATCCAGAAACTGAAGCACTGAAAAAATCACGTGCCGCTTTTCTGGATGAAATGCAACGTTGTGAGCAATTAGGTATTACTTTGCTCAATTTTCATCCTGGCAGTCATCTGAATAAAATTACCGTTGATGTATGTCTTGCCCGTATTGCTGAATCAATCAATATTACTTTAGCGCAAACTAAAAATGTCATTGCTGTAATTGAAAATACTGCCGGTCAAGGCTCCAATTTAGGATTTAAATTTGAGCATCTGGCAGCGATAATTGAAGATATCGAAGATAAACAGCGAGTTGGTGTTTGTTTGGATACCTGTCATGCTTTTGCCGCAGGTTATGACTTACGAACAAAACAAGCTTGCGATAATACTTTTGCCCAATTTAATAAAATTGTCGGTTTTCAATATCTACGAGCAATGCATTTAAATGATGCCAAAAGCCAATTTGCCAGTCATGTTGATCGCCACCAAAGCTTAGGCCAAGGTAATATCGGTTACACCGCTTTTAGTTATATTATGAAAGATAACCGCTTCAATAATATACCTTTGATCCTGGAAACCATAAATCCCGAAATTTGGTCTCAAGAAATCAGCTGGTTAAAGTCGCAACAATAA
- a CDS encoding Bcr/CflA family multidrug efflux MFS transporter, whose amino-acid sequence MQRQRSSYFSLILILGLISMLMPLAIDMYLPSLPSIAKSFNVDTGQVQMTLNSYIFGFAIGQLFYGPMADSIGRKPVILGGVIIFAITSGICALASNIDQFIFVRFLQGLSAAAASVVITALMRDMFSSDEFSRSMSFVLLVMTIAPLLAPILGGMAMIWFSWHAIFWIISLAAIIAALLVTFFIHETLPKEKRQKFHLRNTIKQIFTLFRARQVFCYILASGFSFAGLFSFLNTGPFVYIELNGVSPQHFGYYFGLNIVFLFLLTTLNSRYVRHFGALKMLHIGLTLQFIMGMWLILSTILDLGFIPMIFGVAVYVGSIAMISSNAMSVILDNYPHIAGTVSSLVGTIRFGIGAFFGYLLSCFKTTTAWSMVGFMGLCVCLAMGFILLANYSKD is encoded by the coding sequence ATGCAACGTCAGCGTTCCTCTTATTTCAGCCTAATTTTAATTTTAGGCCTTATATCCATGTTGATGCCATTAGCCATTGACATGTATTTGCCTAGTTTACCATCGATTGCAAAAAGTTTTAATGTTGATACCGGTCAAGTTCAGATGACCTTAAATAGCTATATTTTCGGCTTTGCAATAGGTCAACTATTTTATGGCCCGATGGCAGATAGTATAGGCCGAAAGCCTGTGATATTGGGTGGCGTGATAATTTTTGCAATTACTTCAGGGATTTGTGCTCTAGCCAGTAATATTGATCAATTTATTTTTGTCCGTTTTTTACAAGGATTATCGGCTGCAGCAGCAAGTGTTGTCATAACTGCTTTGATGAGAGATATGTTTAGTAGTGATGAATTTTCACGTAGCATGTCTTTTGTTTTGTTAGTCATGACCATCGCGCCATTATTAGCACCGATTTTAGGTGGTATGGCGATGATTTGGTTTTCCTGGCATGCTATTTTTTGGATTATTTCCTTAGCAGCAATTATAGCGGCTTTATTAGTTACTTTTTTTATTCATGAAACTTTACCTAAGGAAAAAAGGCAAAAATTCCATTTACGTAATACTATAAAACAAATTTTTACCTTGTTCCGCGCTAGACAAGTCTTTTGCTATATTCTTGCTAGTGGGTTTTCCTTTGCTGGGTTGTTTTCATTTTTAAATACTGGACCATTTGTCTATATTGAATTAAATGGGGTTTCACCACAGCATTTTGGTTATTATTTTGGCTTAAATATTGTTTTTTTGTTTTTACTGACTACGCTTAATAGCCGTTATGTACGCCATTTTGGCGCATTGAAAATGTTACATATTGGCTTAACACTGCAATTCATTATGGGGATGTGGCTGATTCTTAGCACTATATTGGACTTAGGTTTTATTCCTATGATATTTGGTGTTGCTGTTTATGTTGGTAGTATTGCTATGATCTCTTCTAATGCAATGTCTGTCATTTTAGATAATTATCCACATATTGCTGGAACAGTTTCATCTTTAGTTGGCACAATACGTTTCGGTATTGGTGCATTTTTTGGTTACTTGCTTTCTTGTTTCAAAACAACGACAGCCTGGTCGATGGTAGGATTTATGGGATTATGCGTTTGTCTTGCAATGGGGTTTATTTTATTGGCCAATTACAGTAAAGACTAA
- the yejK gene encoding nucleoid-associated protein YejK gives MSLDICQIALHQLIKRDEQTLEVVLRDSLLGTDNIVHEMMAELHRIYGAKSKAFATFNQASELAEALVSFRKGDENFLGFSRAATIRLRDELAKYPFAEGGVVLFCQYRYLAVDYLLIAILNSCNSMFVNDNLELNTTHYLDIPHVDIVARIDLTEWERNPASERYLTFLKGRVGRKVSDFFMDFLSASEGMNAKIQNKELLQAVNDYCDSSELNQAATQEYRQQVYRYCNEQQQAGEEIELKRLSKELPALGEQNFVEFTQQNGYQLAESFPPDRTTLKQLTKYSGSGGGLTINFDALLLNERVFWDPATDTLTIKGTPPNLREQLERSKKSR, from the coding sequence ATGAGTCTGGATATTTGCCAGATTGCTTTACATCAGTTGATCAAACGTGATGAACAAACATTAGAGGTTGTGCTGCGTGATTCTTTATTAGGTACGGATAATATCGTGCATGAAATGATGGCAGAATTGCATCGAATATATGGCGCTAAAAGTAAAGCCTTTGCCACTTTTAATCAAGCGAGCGAATTAGCGGAAGCATTAGTTTCTTTCAGAAAAGGAGATGAAAACTTTTTGGGATTTAGCCGAGCAGCTACAATTCGTTTGCGGGATGAATTGGCAAAATATCCATTTGCAGAAGGTGGGGTGGTACTATTTTGTCAATATCGTTATTTAGCGGTAGATTACTTATTAATAGCCATATTAAATAGCTGTAATAGTATGTTTGTTAATGATAATTTAGAATTAAACACTACTCATTATCTTGATATTCCGCATGTAGATATTGTTGCTCGCATAGACTTGACTGAATGGGAAAGAAATCCTGCTTCCGAACGTTATTTAACTTTTTTAAAAGGGCGTGTTGGGCGTAAAGTGTCTGATTTTTTTATGGATTTTCTGTCAGCTAGCGAAGGCATGAATGCTAAAATACAGAATAAAGAATTGCTGCAAGCTGTGAATGATTATTGTGATTCTTCTGAGTTAAACCAGGCAGCAACGCAGGAATATCGACAGCAAGTTTATCGCTATTGTAATGAGCAACAACAAGCCGGAGAAGAAATTGAATTAAAGCGCTTATCAAAAGAGTTACCCGCTTTAGGAGAGCAAAATTTTGTTGAATTTACTCAACAAAATGGCTATCAATTAGCAGAAAGTTTTCCACCAGATCGTACGACTCTCAAACAATTAACCAAATATTCAGGTAGTGGCGGTGGCTTGACCATTAACTTTGATGCTTTGTTATTGAATGAGCGTGTTTTTTGGGATCCGGCAACGGATACTTTAACAATTAAAGGTACACCACCGAACTTACGTGAGCAATTAGAGCGTAGTAAGAAAAGCCGTTGA
- the mepS gene encoding bifunctional murein DD-endopeptidase/murein LD-carboxypeptidase, which yields MVKLQPLLKYCMKPTPALVITLLLSACNSPNSSLYKTQSNSLYQVSQAEFEQLVRNVEIKTKILEQYANWRGVAYRFGGTTKKGIDCSAFTQRMFSEKFGVDLPRSTDEQQYTGHWVKQQNLRPGDLVFFRTGPTNRHVGIYIGNDKFVHASTSSGVTVSAINDDYWSKRYYAARRIIDTY from the coding sequence ATGGTAAAACTTCAACCGTTACTGAAATACTGTATGAAACCCACTCCGGCATTAGTCATTACTTTATTGCTATCCGCTTGTAATTCACCAAATTCATCGCTATATAAAACACAATCTAACTCACTTTATCAGGTATCACAAGCTGAGTTTGAGCAATTAGTACGCAATGTGGAAATAAAAACAAAAATTTTAGAGCAGTATGCAAACTGGAGAGGTGTTGCTTACCGTTTTGGTGGTACAACTAAGAAAGGTATTGATTGCTCAGCCTTTACCCAACGTATGTTTAGTGAGAAATTTGGTGTTGATTTACCTCGCTCAACTGATGAACAACAATATACCGGCCACTGGGTCAAGCAACAAAATTTACGCCCTGGCGATCTAGTTTTTTTTAGAACTGGCCCAACCAATCGACATGTCGGTATTTATATTGGTAATGATAAATTTGTCCATGCATCAACAAGTAGTGGTGTCACAGTTTCTGCAATAAATGATGATTATTGGAGTAAGCGTTATTATGCCGCTCGTCGAATCATCGATACATACTAA
- the mtr gene encoding tryptophan permease, which produces MASDVIQNFKRPSLLGGAMIIAGTTVGAGMFSIPIVTSGVWFTGSIILLVYTWACMFFSGLMILEANMNYPCGASFHTMVKDLLGARWNLLNSISITFVLYILTYAYISAGGSIITHNLNKIIPINHPIAGLLFSLLIAFVVWLSTKAVDRLSTILIGGMVITFIMSVSGMFSSVSSTILFNQNSLDTDYLPYAFIALPYLLTSFGFHGNVPGLVKYYHKESKAVVRSLLYGTLIALIIYILWQYAIQGNIPRATFKQIITEGGNVDSLLKQMNHSINNNIVKQGLNLFSYMALASSFLGVTLGLFDFIADFFKFKDNDQGRLKSALITFIPPTLLALYYPDGFIHAIGFAGLAATIWAVIVPAMMAKASRKKFPQAVYHAPGGNLLIYFVILFGLINAVIHILALFNILPVYK; this is translated from the coding sequence ATGGCTAGTGATGTAATCCAAAATTTTAAACGCCCTTCTTTACTTGGTGGTGCCATGATCATTGCAGGCACAACTGTAGGTGCCGGTATGTTTTCTATTCCTATTGTCACTTCTGGCGTCTGGTTTACAGGTTCAATTATTTTATTAGTTTATACTTGGGCATGTATGTTTTTTTCTGGTTTGATGATCTTAGAAGCCAACATGAATTACCCTTGCGGTGCCAGCTTTCATACTATGGTAAAAGATTTACTTGGCGCACGCTGGAATTTACTAAATAGCATTTCTATTACATTTGTTCTTTATATCTTAACTTATGCTTATATTTCAGCCGGTGGTTCGATCATTACACATAATCTTAATAAGATCATACCAATAAATCACCCTATTGCCGGTTTATTGTTTAGCTTATTAATTGCTTTCGTAGTTTGGCTATCGACTAAAGCCGTTGACCGTCTAAGTACAATTCTAATTGGTGGAATGGTTATTACTTTTATTATGTCTGTGAGTGGCATGTTTAGTAGCGTTTCATCTACTATCTTATTCAATCAAAATAGCCTGGATACGGATTATTTACCTTATGCATTTATTGCTTTACCTTATTTACTAACTTCTTTTGGCTTCCATGGTAATGTACCCGGTTTAGTAAAATATTACCATAAGGAAAGTAAAGCCGTTGTTCGAAGTTTGTTATATGGCACCCTTATTGCTTTAATCATTTATATCTTATGGCAATATGCTATTCAAGGTAATATACCTCGTGCAACCTTTAAACAAATAATTACAGAAGGTGGTAATGTTGACTCGCTATTAAAACAAATGAATCACAGCATCAATAACAATATTGTAAAACAGGGTTTAAATCTGTTTTCATATATGGCACTTGCGAGTTCTTTTTTAGGCGTTACACTTGGACTATTTGATTTCATTGCCGATTTTTTCAAATTTAAAGATAATGATCAAGGCCGCTTAAAATCCGCTTTGATAACCTTTATTCCGCCTACCCTTTTAGCTTTATACTATCCTGATGGTTTTATACATGCGATTGGCTTTGCTGGTCTAGCTGCAACTATATGGGCAGTCATTGTGCCGGCAATGATGGCTAAAGCTAGCCGGAAAAAATTCCCGCAAGCTGTTTATCATGCGCCTGGCGGTAATCTATTAATTTATTTTGTCATATTATTCGGCTTGATTAACGCAGTTATTCATATTTTGGCACTATTTAATATTTTGCCTGTATATAAGTAG
- a CDS encoding YeiH family protein has product MTTQIKNKNFKYVPGLLLTGFVTTIAVYLGNKEWFANIGLSALSLAILLGIVIGNTVYFAVKPSCDEGIKFAKHYLLRTGIILYGFRLTFQQIMEVGTIGIMTDLIMLTSTFLIALLIGKYLLNLDSQTTILIGAGSSICGAAAVLATESVIKTSADKVTIAVATVVIFGTLAIFIYPWFYHLNQIYHWFSLDPAQFGIFIGSTVHEVAQVVAAGHAISPEAENSAVISKMIRVMMLAPFLLILSGYLNRKMITSNLSQSKPTIVIPWFAIFFIIIAYINSFHLLPQILVQSIITLDTILLSMAMAALGLTTHISAIRQAGIKPLVMAMCLFGWLTIGGLFINSSMQSIFH; this is encoded by the coding sequence ATGACAACACAAATTAAGAATAAAAATTTTAAATATGTACCAGGCTTATTATTAACAGGTTTTGTAACTACTATTGCCGTTTATCTAGGTAATAAAGAATGGTTTGCAAATATTGGGTTAAGTGCTCTAAGCCTAGCGATCCTGTTGGGTATTGTGATTGGAAATACCGTTTATTTTGCTGTAAAACCCTCCTGTGACGAAGGGATCAAATTCGCTAAACATTATTTATTAAGAACAGGGATTATTTTGTACGGTTTTCGTTTAACATTTCAACAAATTATGGAGGTTGGTACGATTGGCATTATGACTGATCTTATTATGCTAACTTCCACATTCTTAATTGCACTGTTAATCGGTAAATATCTTTTAAACTTGGATAGCCAGACGACCATATTAATTGGAGCCGGTAGTAGCATTTGTGGAGCTGCTGCAGTTTTAGCAACAGAATCTGTCATTAAAACTTCGGCAGATAAAGTTACAATTGCGGTTGCAACGGTAGTTATTTTTGGTACCTTGGCTATTTTTATCTATCCGTGGTTTTATCATCTAAATCAAATTTATCACTGGTTTTCCCTTGATCCGGCTCAGTTTGGTATTTTTATTGGCTCTACTGTGCATGAAGTCGCTCAAGTAGTTGCTGCTGGCCATGCAATTAGCCCTGAAGCTGAAAATAGTGCAGTGATCAGTAAAATGATCCGCGTTATGATGTTAGCACCATTTTTATTGATATTATCAGGTTATCTAAATCGCAAAATGATAACCAGCAATTTATCCCAATCAAAACCCACTATTGTGATCCCTTGGTTTGCAATATTTTTTATTATCATTGCGTACATAAACTCTTTTCATTTATTGCCACAAATTTTAGTTCAATCCATTATTACTCTTGATACTATTCTATTATCTATGGCGATGGCTGCACTTGGATTAACCACCCATATTAGTGCAATTCGACAGGCAGGGATCAAACCACTAGTTATGGCTATGTGCCTTTTTGGTTGGCTAACTATCGGTGGCTTATTTATAAATTCATCAATGCAATCGATTTTTCACTAA